One Podospora pseudopauciseta strain CBS 411.78 chromosome 5 map unlocalized CBS411.78m_5, whole genome shotgun sequence DNA window includes the following coding sequences:
- a CDS encoding uncharacterized protein (EggNog:ENOG503NZFG; COG:P; COG:Q): MGLFNYRFIEGLTEAEKQARRRALDNYGLAAQLSDLLPVVLILLYRLTKWVVKERVDGSANGEYAAVPSSPVMKKRREEGVRSWSMRKRRLRWWLGEDVVAAGHVYGQRDQWIVGVVWFLWLAVLSIKDTGEDYLHLTKRFGIVAVSQYPLQYLLSLKSLNPFSYLLKSSHEQVNRWHRVSARVTTTLLFIHAALYLNFYIQNNRLYRLGVPLVLAGVVAFFSLNLMLTTALRPVRRFSYRLFFITHLLLAISIPFLVLFHAAPARSYMIQALLVFFVDLISRKMDTVTGHAKFESIPGTNLVKLSAAIPHVKINRFRGSPGSHIYLSIPAAARATFQDPTSISHLLFEFLFNPFTVASVGEQESEVTMIARHNGGPMTAALGHYAVLAKQQQQQPPSRSANSLSIPDARNEGKIPLNIEGPYGSVTHFPNFGQFDRVLLVAGGVGATFTVPVYKSVVAENPNAKVKMVWSVRTAGDATWALLREGLMDDENVQIYVTGVTEGRTRGGVWDQQQQDGGEGSGAEGTEMSRMFRRRSGSNSGGSGGGGTGGRFTSLHNRQRPDLRRVVDEMFRHGQEEKVAVVVCGPEEMARELREYVGVWVRRGRVVWFHKEGFGF; encoded by the exons ATGGGACTGTTCAACTACCGCTTCATCGAAGGCCTGACCGAAGCCGAAAAGCAGGCACGGCGCCGGGCGCTGGACAACTACGGCCTTGCGGCTCAGCTTTCGGATTTgctgccggtggtgttgatcttGCTGTATAGGCTGACGAAGTGGGTtgtgaaggagagggtggatgggagTGCCAATGGGGAGTATGCTGCTGTGCCGAGCTCGccggtgatgaagaagaggagggaagagggggtgaggtcttggagcatgaggaagaggcggttgcggtggtggttgggggaggatgtggttgCGGCGGGGCATGTTTACGGGCAGAGGGATC AATGGATTGTTGGGGTCGTGTGGTTTCTTTGGCTGGCGGTGCTCTCAATCAAGGATACGGGAGAGG ACTACCTCCATCTAACCAAACGCTTCGGCATCGTCGCCGTCTCCCAGTACCCCCTCCAatacctcctctccctcaagtccctcaaccccttctcctacctcctcaaatcctccCACGAACAAGTCAACCGCTGGCACCGCGTCTCGGCCCGggtaaccaccaccctcttgtTCATCCACGCGGCCCTCTACCTGAACTTCTACATCCAAAACAACCGCCTCTACCGCCTCGGCGtccccctcgtcctcgccggcgtcgtcgccttcttttccctcaacctcatgctcaccaccgccctccgcCCCGTCCGCCGCTTCTCCTACcgcctcttcttcatcacccacctcctcctcgccatctccatccccttcctcgtcctcttccacGCCGCCCCGGCAAGGTCATACATGATCCAGGCCCTGCTCGTCTTTTTTGTCGATCTGATCTCGAGAAAAATGGACACGGTGACTGGCCACGCAAAGTTTGAGTCCATCCCAGGCACGAACCTCGTCAAACTCAGCGCTGCGATCCCTCACGTCAAGATCAATCGGTTCAGGGGCAGCCCGGGGAGCCACATctacctctccatccccgcagcagcaagagcGACTTTCCAAGACCCGACGAGCATATCGCACCTGCTGTTTGAGTTTCTGTTCAACCCTTTTACTGTCGCGAGCGtgggggagcaggagagCGAGGTGACGATGATTGCGAGGCACAATGGGGGTCCGATGACGGCTGCGCTGGGACATTATGCTGTTTTGGctaagcagcagcagcagcaacctccttctcgatCCGCCAACAGTTTGTCGATTCCCGACGCGAGAAACGAGGGGAAGATCCCGCTTAACATCGAGGGGCCGTACGGATCGGTGACGCACTTTCCGAATTTCGGCCAGTTTGACAGGGTGCTGCTCGTGGCGGGCGGTGTAGGGGCTACGTTCACTGTGCCGGTGTACAAGTCTGTCGTGGCGGAAAACCCGAACGCGAAGGTGAAGATGGTTTGGAGCGTGAGGACTGCGGGGGATGCGACGTGGGCGCtgctgagggaggggttgatggatgatgagaatgtGCAGATATATGTCACGGGGGTgacggaggggaggacgaggggtggggtttgggatcagcaacagcaggatgggggggaggggagtggagCGGAGGGGACGGAGATGAGCAGGATGTTTAGACGGAGGAGCGGGAGTAACAGCGGcgggagcggtggtggtgggacggGGGGGAGGTTTACCAGTTTACATAATCGGCAGAGGCCggatttgaggagggtggtggatgagatgTTCAGGCatgggcaggaggagaaggtggcggTTGTGGTGTGCGGGccggaggagatggcgagggagttgagggagtatgtgggtgtttgggtgaggagggggagggtggtttggtTTCACAAGGAGGGTTttgggttttga